One segment of Rubripirellula amarantea DNA contains the following:
- a CDS encoding TIGR01212 family radical SAM protein (This family includes YhcC from E. coli K-12, an uncharacterized radical SAM protein.): MDGESPINAFGRALQNRFGGRIQRVSIDAGFTCPNVDGAVAKGGCNFCDNRSFSPSRRVRLQQVKTQLLSGIQTVRERYKKVSGFIAYFQPATNTYAPVEQLREVFELALGLNDEIQDEIVGLAIGTRPDCVPESVLSLIEELASQSYVSVEYGMQTIHDASLVWMNRAHSHADMINAIDRSRGRGFEICAHVILGIPGESHAMMMETAIEIGVLGFDAIKLHNLYAVRGTPLGEEVLSGQTKMMDRDEYVRTVVDFLERIPPQVIVERISGDAPSDFLIEPKWCLEKSSLRLSIEAEFAKRGTRQGSQYQPPGLPPEKRPVPADKTPASIREQIDRRGRLPVLKMQDR, translated from the coding sequence ATGGATGGCGAGAGTCCGATCAATGCCTTCGGTCGGGCTCTGCAAAATCGGTTTGGGGGGCGGATTCAGCGGGTCAGCATTGACGCCGGGTTCACGTGTCCGAATGTCGATGGCGCCGTCGCCAAAGGTGGGTGCAATTTTTGCGACAACCGTTCGTTCAGTCCATCGCGCCGCGTGCGGCTACAGCAGGTGAAGACTCAGTTGCTATCTGGGATTCAAACGGTCCGTGAACGTTACAAGAAGGTTTCCGGGTTTATCGCTTACTTCCAGCCAGCGACCAATACGTACGCGCCCGTCGAGCAGTTACGTGAAGTGTTTGAATTAGCGTTAGGTCTTAACGACGAAATTCAAGACGAGATTGTTGGGCTAGCGATTGGCACTCGTCCAGATTGCGTTCCTGAATCGGTATTATCATTGATTGAAGAGCTGGCTTCACAATCGTATGTCTCTGTGGAATACGGCATGCAAACGATTCACGACGCGAGTCTTGTTTGGATGAACCGGGCTCATAGCCATGCGGACATGATCAACGCAATCGATCGCAGTCGCGGTCGAGGGTTTGAAATCTGTGCTCACGTAATTTTGGGCATTCCCGGTGAAAGTCACGCGATGATGATGGAAACGGCGATCGAGATTGGTGTTCTGGGATTCGATGCCATCAAGCTTCACAACCTTTATGCCGTTCGCGGAACTCCTCTGGGTGAAGAAGTGCTCAGTGGTCAGACGAAAATGATGGATCGTGACGAGTACGTGCGAACCGTTGTCGATTTTTTGGAACGGATTCCTCCCCAGGTGATCGTCGAACGAATTAGCGGCGATGCCCCGTCTGACTTCTTGATCGAACCCAAATGGTGTCTGGAAAAATCTTCGCTAAGGTTGTCGATCGAAGCTGAATTCGCCAAGCGGGGCACGCGTCAGGGTTCCCAGTATCAGCCTCCGGGACTGCCGCCAGAAAAACGTCCCGTGCCCGCCGATAAGACTCCGGCCTCCATTCGCGAGCAAATCGATCGCCGTGGACGGTTGCCGGTCCTGAAAATGCAGGATCGCTAG
- a CDS encoding ImmA/IrrE family metallo-endopeptidase yields MPTSDAEGKSEPTGGAAFSAKVQQLLLALLDDQLLYGRVRDVLTQLPAEVIEDFSEDPRFSITKLQQNASGKQTLWMALPSHDGKGSRCVVLKARLASCDLKFSRYIIAHELAHAYLRNGVWREHTDIEDAADALAAHWGFEKPDRLQVRSIFPS; encoded by the coding sequence ATGCCAACGTCCGATGCCGAAGGCAAATCCGAACCAACAGGCGGAGCAGCGTTTTCAGCAAAGGTCCAACAATTGCTATTGGCATTGTTGGATGATCAACTGCTTTATGGTCGCGTGCGTGATGTGTTGACGCAGTTGCCGGCCGAAGTGATTGAGGACTTTTCGGAAGATCCGCGATTTTCAATCACAAAGCTTCAGCAAAACGCGTCTGGCAAACAGACGCTTTGGATGGCACTACCATCGCATGACGGCAAAGGTAGTCGCTGCGTCGTTCTCAAGGCGCGACTGGCGTCGTGCGACCTTAAGTTCAGTCGCTATATCATCGCTCACGAACTTGCGCACGCCTATTTGCGAAACGGAGTCTGGCGTGAGCATACCGACATTGAAGATGCCGCCGACGCACTGGCGGCGCACTGGGGATTCGAAAAGCCCGACCGGCTACAAGTACGCAGCATTTTTCCGAGTTGA
- the rdgB gene encoding RdgB/HAM1 family non-canonical purine NTP pyrophosphatase: MFDLVLGTNNQKKLVELRLLLPERHISLTTLAEIPESLDVEETGATFTENAALKATEQAKHLGRWVLAEDSGLTVDALKGDPGIYSARYAGTHGDDEANNDKLLAELENVPAEKRTAKFNCYLCLSDPDGNIRLEEHGTCGGVIATSRSGKAGFGYDPLFVIPEYHRTFGELDLTVKRAISHRSRALRSFVPKLMRLIGNLS; this comes from the coding sequence ATGTTTGATCTCGTCCTGGGAACCAACAATCAGAAAAAGCTGGTCGAACTGCGTTTGCTGTTGCCTGAGCGACACATCAGCCTGACCACGCTAGCGGAGATTCCCGAATCGCTTGATGTCGAGGAAACCGGAGCAACATTCACCGAGAATGCCGCACTCAAAGCGACCGAGCAAGCCAAACATTTGGGCCGCTGGGTGTTGGCCGAGGACAGCGGACTGACGGTCGACGCTCTCAAGGGCGATCCCGGAATCTACTCGGCTCGCTATGCGGGAACGCACGGTGATGACGAAGCCAACAACGACAAACTTCTCGCCGAACTAGAGAACGTGCCCGCTGAAAAACGGACGGCGAAGTTCAACTGCTATCTGTGCTTGTCCGATCCAGACGGAAACATTCGCCTGGAAGAACACGGAACCTGTGGCGGCGTGATCGCAACCTCCAGATCGGGGAAAGCCGGATTCGGCTACGATCCTCTGTTCGTGATTCCGGAATACCATCGCACGTTTGGCGAATTGGACTTAACCGTCAAGCGAGCCATCAGTCATCGAAGTCGCGCGCTTCGATCATTCGTGCCCAAGCTGATGCGATTGATTGGCAATCTGAGCTAA
- the tsaE gene encoding tRNA (adenosine(37)-N6)-threonylcarbamoyltransferase complex ATPase subunit type 1 TsaE, protein MSHQHKIDNVQLHDLPNFATALITNMPASLVIGLVGTLGAGKTTLVQSIAESLGIDASDVTSPTFTLLQSHQTKALRDDTNDDLPHVLHHLDAYRLADEDEFLELGVDELFEESGSWTLIEWADRVEAVMPPGALWIRIEIDDDNDARELILSTRSAKVAQGFLGL, encoded by the coding sequence ATGTCCCACCAACACAAAATTGACAACGTGCAGTTGCACGACTTACCAAATTTCGCCACCGCTTTGATCACGAACATGCCAGCGAGTTTGGTGATTGGCTTGGTGGGCACCCTAGGGGCAGGCAAAACGACATTGGTACAGTCCATTGCCGAATCGCTCGGGATTGACGCCAGCGATGTGACCAGCCCCACCTTTACGCTTCTGCAGAGTCACCAAACCAAGGCTCTGCGCGACGACACCAACGACGATTTGCCGCATGTGCTGCATCACCTCGATGCGTATCGCTTGGCTGACGAAGACGAGTTCCTTGAGCTTGGCGTCGATGAACTTTTTGAAGAATCTGGATCGTGGACATTGATTGAATGGGCTGACCGAGTGGAAGCGGTGATGCCCCCCGGTGCATTGTGGATCCGAATTGAAATCGACGACGACAACGATGCTCGTGAGCTGATCTTAAGCACTCGATCGGCCAAAGTAGCTCAGGGGTTCCTGGGCTTGTGA
- a CDS encoding Gfo/Idh/MocA family protein: protein MSNHSQADHPASSHSQSDHRSSIKSTPTRRDFVTAAGAVAGVLATGLPKVHAASDNVIRVGLIGCGGRGSGAAVNAMAADPSVRIVALADLFPEAVESCRKSMESRSRFADQFKVTDETCFVGFDAYKKLLASDVDVVLLAAPPCYRPDHIEASVEAGKEIFCEKPVATDPAGVRRVRAACELADQKGLNVVSGLCWRYDKGMQETVARVNDGQIGTIVSTQADYLTRPVWVKTRKPGESELMYQCRNWYNYTWASGDHIVEQFIHSLDKALWLRFDKPPVKAYGMGGRQARGELTHGNIYDHFTVVYEWEDNTRTYASTRQMAGCFNQTEDFVYGTDGMAKLCAYEIAGLKPWKFDSDSVQMHQAEQDEMFKAIRGERERINNGEYMCDSTLLAILGREVCYTGKVMTFDEIANSSQSLVPEGLETGDLSTIKAPSVDVPSPGKYQHPKA, encoded by the coding sequence ATGTCCAATCATTCCCAAGCCGATCATCCAGCATCCAGTCATTCCCAATCCGATCATCGCTCGTCCATTAAGTCCACTCCCACCCGTCGCGACTTCGTTACGGCAGCCGGTGCGGTCGCGGGAGTGTTGGCAACTGGCTTGCCCAAGGTTCATGCCGCGTCCGATAACGTCATTCGCGTCGGTTTGATTGGATGCGGGGGACGAGGAAGCGGTGCCGCCGTGAACGCGATGGCGGCCGATCCATCCGTTCGCATCGTGGCCCTTGCCGACTTATTTCCCGAGGCGGTTGAATCATGCCGCAAGAGCATGGAGTCTCGTTCTCGGTTCGCTGATCAATTCAAAGTGACGGATGAAACATGCTTTGTCGGCTTTGACGCCTACAAAAAATTGCTTGCCTCAGACGTCGACGTCGTGTTGTTGGCTGCTCCCCCCTGCTATCGACCTGATCATATTGAAGCGTCGGTGGAGGCGGGAAAAGAAATTTTTTGTGAGAAACCTGTGGCCACAGATCCTGCGGGAGTTCGGCGAGTTCGAGCCGCCTGTGAGCTGGCCGATCAGAAAGGTTTGAATGTCGTTAGCGGGTTGTGTTGGCGCTATGACAAGGGAATGCAAGAGACCGTTGCTCGCGTCAACGATGGGCAAATCGGAACGATCGTTTCCACCCAAGCGGATTACTTGACTCGTCCTGTGTGGGTGAAGACTAGGAAGCCTGGTGAGAGCGAACTGATGTACCAATGTCGCAATTGGTACAACTACACATGGGCATCGGGTGATCATATTGTCGAACAGTTCATTCACAGTCTTGATAAGGCACTTTGGTTGCGATTCGACAAGCCACCGGTCAAGGCGTACGGAATGGGCGGGCGTCAAGCGCGCGGTGAGTTGACCCACGGTAATATTTACGACCACTTCACCGTGGTTTATGAATGGGAAGACAACACTCGTACGTATGCGAGCACTCGTCAAATGGCGGGCTGCTTTAATCAGACTGAAGATTTCGTCTACGGTACCGATGGCATGGCGAAGTTGTGCGCTTACGAAATTGCAGGACTCAAGCCGTGGAAATTTGATTCTGATTCGGTACAAATGCATCAAGCCGAGCAGGACGAAATGTTTAAAGCCATCCGTGGGGAACGCGAACGCATCAACAATGGTGAGTACATGTGTGACAGCACGTTGTTGGCAATTCTCGGTCGCGAAGTTTGTTATACGGGAAAGGTTATGACCTTTGATGAGATCGCCAACAGCTCTCAATCGCTTGTGCCCGAGGGCCTCGAGACGGGGGATCTGTCAACGATCAAAGCACCATCGGTGGACGTCCCATCGCCCGGAAAGTACCAACATCCGAAAGCGTAA
- the upp gene encoding uracil phosphoribosyltransferase: protein MKRVSLITHPLVDHHLCTVRDQATCSSEFRAAISRLSVLVGVHATEDLATGPKKIQTPICEADCRALSVNVGLVPILRAGLGMVEPLQNLLPDAAVWHLGMYRNEETAEPVGYYDKLPQKGAPNVALVLDPMLATGGSVDMVVRRLQSWGVDEIRVLSIIASQAGIDRVSKDFPDVRLYVAAIDPSLNDQSFIVPGLGDAGDRIFATPQKP from the coding sequence GTGAAACGAGTTAGCCTGATAACGCACCCGTTGGTGGACCATCACCTTTGTACCGTTCGCGATCAGGCGACTTGTTCGAGTGAGTTCAGGGCAGCCATATCAAGGTTGTCGGTCCTGGTGGGGGTTCACGCGACAGAAGACTTGGCCACCGGGCCCAAGAAAATTCAAACGCCAATCTGCGAAGCGGATTGTCGAGCGTTGAGCGTGAACGTGGGCTTGGTTCCGATCCTGCGAGCAGGTTTGGGCATGGTTGAACCCTTGCAAAACTTGTTGCCCGATGCTGCTGTTTGGCACCTTGGCATGTATCGCAATGAAGAAACCGCCGAGCCGGTCGGCTACTACGACAAGTTGCCGCAAAAGGGCGCACCCAACGTCGCGTTGGTCCTTGATCCGATGTTAGCAACCGGTGGCAGCGTGGACATGGTGGTCCGACGGTTGCAGAGTTGGGGCGTCGATGAAATACGAGTGCTGAGTATCATTGCATCTCAGGCAGGCATTGATCGCGTCTCGAAAGATTTCCCTGATGTGCGTTTGTACGTTGCTGCGATTGATCCGAGTTTGAATGATCAATCATTTATTGTGCCGGGATTAGGCGATGCCGGTGATCGTATCTTTGCTACACCGCAAAAACCCTAG
- a CDS encoding NupC/NupG family nucleoside CNT transporter: MQARLICALGLAVFIGLAWLISTDRKRFPLRVVVGGLLLQLLLGLIVLRTDPGRYVFQLIGDAFTEVMATVKAGSGFLFSINGDQSLLNTFAFGILPTVIFFSSLMSILYHLGIMQRLVWALAWVMRFTLGTSGAETLAAAANVFVGHTEAPLVVRPYLGSMTRSELCAMMTGGFATVTGGLLGVYAGMGIDISHLLTASIISAPAALLIAKVMVPETEPEKVAAEMTLSAPSSHVNLIGAAVEGASDGLKLALNVGAMLIAFLALIALFDVILGYGCSLVGLVDDAGSPMVTLGVILGYLCWPLAWLLGIPAGECMEAGRLIGLKTVANEFIAYDALGNATVGPGGVISERTRVVLTYALAGFSNFGAIGIQVGGIGGLEPSRKDDLAKLGLRAMFGGLLACCMTGAIAGLLL; encoded by the coding sequence ATGCAAGCTCGATTGATCTGTGCGCTTGGCCTGGCTGTCTTCATCGGCTTGGCGTGGTTGATTAGCACCGATCGAAAACGCTTTCCGTTGCGAGTCGTCGTGGGCGGCTTGTTGTTGCAGTTGTTGCTCGGTTTGATCGTGCTGCGAACGGATCCTGGCCGATACGTGTTCCAGCTTATCGGCGACGCATTCACGGAGGTGATGGCGACGGTGAAAGCGGGCAGCGGTTTTTTGTTTTCGATCAACGGCGATCAGTCACTGCTCAATACGTTCGCCTTTGGCATATTACCGACGGTGATATTCTTTTCTTCGTTGATGAGCATCCTTTACCATTTGGGCATCATGCAAAGATTGGTGTGGGCCTTGGCCTGGGTGATGCGTTTCACCTTGGGGACTAGCGGTGCTGAAACGCTTGCGGCGGCGGCCAATGTTTTTGTCGGACACACGGAAGCTCCGTTAGTCGTTCGGCCTTACCTTGGCTCCATGACACGCAGTGAATTGTGCGCCATGATGACCGGTGGGTTTGCAACCGTGACGGGCGGCTTGTTAGGGGTCTATGCCGGCATGGGCATCGATATCTCGCACCTGTTAACGGCTTCCATCATCAGTGCCCCTGCAGCCTTATTGATTGCCAAGGTCATGGTGCCCGAAACGGAACCCGAGAAAGTGGCTGCGGAAATGACGCTTTCAGCGCCAAGCAGTCATGTGAACCTCATCGGCGCAGCGGTCGAGGGCGCCAGCGATGGATTGAAGCTTGCACTTAACGTTGGTGCGATGTTGATTGCGTTCTTGGCACTGATTGCGCTCTTCGATGTGATATTGGGTTACGGATGCTCACTGGTTGGTCTGGTTGACGACGCCGGTTCGCCGATGGTGACGCTGGGGGTGATTTTAGGATATTTGTGCTGGCCGCTAGCGTGGTTGCTAGGGATTCCAGCGGGTGAATGTATGGAAGCCGGTCGCCTAATCGGGCTTAAGACAGTCGCCAATGAGTTCATCGCCTACGATGCGTTGGGGAATGCGACGGTTGGTCCCGGCGGCGTGATCAGCGAACGAACACGCGTGGTGCTGACCTATGCACTCGCCGGATTCAGCAACTTCGGGGCGATCGGCATTCAGGTCGGAGGTATTGGCGGCCTAGAGCCCTCTCGCAAAGATGATCTAGCTAAACTAGGTCTGCGGGCGATGTTCGGGGGACTGCTTGCTTGTTGCATGACTGGTGCCATCGCCGGACTGCTTCTTTAA
- a CDS encoding VOC family protein — MKVLQLNHVALHVADVTVSEAFYRDVLKLPVMERPAFDFPGAWFRLGVDQELHLIGDRDHPVHSHHRGGHLALMVDELDGWEAQLDASGAKRLPRKVRPDGAQQTFLQDPDGHWIELCVLP, encoded by the coding sequence ATGAAAGTACTGCAACTCAACCATGTCGCCCTTCATGTGGCCGATGTTACCGTCAGTGAGGCGTTCTATCGCGACGTGTTGAAATTGCCGGTAATGGAACGGCCTGCGTTTGATTTTCCGGGGGCTTGGTTCCGTTTAGGAGTTGACCAAGAATTGCATTTGATCGGTGACCGAGATCATCCAGTGCATTCGCACCATCGCGGTGGCCACTTGGCTTTGATGGTGGACGAACTTGATGGCTGGGAAGCGCAACTCGATGCCAGCGGCGCCAAGCGATTGCCACGGAAGGTTCGTCCCGATGGCGCCCAGCAAACCTTCTTGCAGGACCCTGATGGCCATTGGATAGAACTCTGCGTCCTACCGTGA
- a CDS encoding acyl carrier protein, producing MTPAEIRDEIIDILEDISPDDELDDLDDDKNFRDQLELDSMDFLDIVMELRKRHRVQIPEEDYGHLASMTSTVTYLEPKMKDIVKA from the coding sequence ATGACGCCTGCTGAAATTCGCGACGAAATCATTGACATTCTTGAAGACATTTCGCCTGACGATGAGTTGGACGACTTGGATGACGACAAGAACTTCCGCGACCAACTCGAACTCGACAGCATGGACTTCCTCGACATTGTCATGGAACTCCGTAAGCGACACCGCGTTCAGATTCCTGAAGAAGACTACGGTCACTTGGCCAGCATGACGTCAACGGTGACGTACCTGGAACCAAAGATGAAAGACATCGTCAAAGCCTAA